DNA from Leptolyngbya iicbica LK:
ATCGGGGCGATGAGTGGCTGCCAGATATCTTGCCCGATGGGAGTGTACAGCCTCTACTGTTTAACAATCGTTAGCATCATTTCAGAAGAGCTAGCTTACAGAGATCGTCGATGCTTTTGAGGTTTGGATCGCCTGCTAGGTAGCCGATGCCGCGATGAAGGTGGAGGCGGAGTTGGGTCGCCAGGGTTTCGGGATCGGTGCCGAGGTTGTCGTTGTGGCAGCGCTGTTTAAGGGCGATCAGGAGTTGATCGGCGATCGCTCCCCCAAATACTTGCCAGGTCATCTCTAGGTTACTGTCGGCGGGGATGGGGACGGGGGATGGGATGGAGGGCTCGGCTAGGGAGCGGCAGAGTGCCCAGCGACACAGCACGTTATAGGTAGGAATTTTGGTGACGCGCTTGAGCTTGATGAGCTGGTCTTTGGCGGCTTGGGAGAGTTTGATGCGATCAACTGGGGGTTGCATTACCAGAAGTAGCCCTCCTTAACTTCGGTTTGTCTGGATTGGGGATCATAGTCAAGTAAGTATTCTTTTGCGATCGCCCCTTGTTCCTTAAGTCGTTTAACCTCTTCATCCCGAATTTCCGTATCAGTGGAGAGAAGGATGACCTGGTGGCTCGCTTGGGGAAAGTATTGATCGACAATCAGATGGCGATGCTTGGAGTCGAGGCGACCGAGGGGGGTATCGATCGCGACCGGAAGTTGCCGACCGGAAACATTAGCGAGACCCCACAGGAAGGCGATCGCCAGGAGTTGCTTTTCCCCGGCAGAAAGGCGCTGGATGGGTAGGGGTTCCCCTTCAGTGTCGTAGAGGTCGAGGCGGAAGGTATCCGCATCGACCATGACCCGGTGTACCAGGCTAGATTTGTGCAGCAGCAGCAAAAAATACTGCGTGATGGCTTGTTCCAATTCGCCTAACTTCTGTTTGGTCAGGCGTTGACGAAATTCGACGAGGGTTTTCTGCACGCGGGGAGCCGTCGTCAGCAGGACATGATCTTTGCTGGCCGCGATCGCCTCAGCCCCGTACTCAGTCAGCCGTTTTCTCAGGGTTTCTCGCTCGCGCTGAAGTTCGACGTGGCGGCGGCGATGGAGTTCTAGGGTCAACTGACACTCGTCTAGATGTAGACGGGCCTGTTCGCGTTCTGACTTGAGCCGTTCATAGTCTTCGGGGGAGGCGGCTTTGGCAAGCTTATTTTCAATGGCGTCAATGCGATCGCTGAGGGTTTGAATGTGGGTGAGATGGGATTGGGCGAGCTGTTGTTCGGCGGTGAGTTGGTGATTCAGAATGTGGTTGAGCTGGGTGAGGGCATCGTCAGAGGTTTGCAACCAGGCTTCGCCGCTGGCGTGGGTGCTGAGGGTTTCGGCCTCTTGGTCGAGGAAGGCTTGAATAGTCTTTTTTTGGGTGGGTTTGAGCTGGAGCTGGTCGAGGACTTCGAGCAGGCGCTGATCGTGGTCGGTGAGAGCATCACGGGCGATCGCGGCTTGTTGCTGGGCCTGTTCGTGCTGACCCTGTTGAGCGGCCTGGGTAAGCAGGTCTTGGACAAGTGCCAGGGGCAGAGCCGAGGCAG
Protein-coding regions in this window:
- the dndE gene encoding DNA sulfur modification protein DndE, whose amino-acid sequence is MQPPVDRIKLSQAAKDQLIKLKRVTKIPTYNVLCRWALCRSLAEPSIPSPVPIPADSNLEMTWQVFGGAIADQLLIALKQRCHNDNLGTDPETLATQLRLHLHRGIGYLAGDPNLKSIDDLCKLALLK
- the dndD gene encoding DNA sulfur modification protein DndD produces the protein MIFLELVLQNFGPYHGRHCIDLRPTPDRPIILIGGLNGGGKTTLMDALRLVLYGQRAPIDRRRNLAYADFLAQCVNTQAAPDAEAAIELEFERVLYISGIEKLGKIRVIRTWQRGTKDDLTIELDGWPNEILTQNWDEQVEDWLPVGLSNLFLFDGEQVKELAEQDTPPPNVINAIRSVLGLELVDRLAQDLTVLVSRKKAELGDEETQQAFQALSRQIEQVEIDLQAEANSLKACQDSLDEAETALQAAEDHFFAGGGHITEQITPLKEQRNADHTEIGIQTQVLQDLTASALPLALVQDLLTQAAQQGQHEQAQQQAAIARDALTDHDQRLLEVLDQLQLKPTQKKTIQAFLDQEAETLSTHASGEAWLQTSDDALTQLNHILNHQLTAEQQLAQSHLTHIQTLSDRIDAIENKLAKAASPEDYERLKSEREQARLHLDECQLTLELHRRRHVELQRERETLRKRLTEYGAEAIAASKDHVLLTTAPRVQKTLVEFRQRLTKQKLGELEQAITQYFLLLLHKSSLVHRVMVDADTFRLDLYDTEGEPLPIQRLSAGEKQLLAIAFLWGLANVSGRQLPVAIDTPLGRLDSKHRHLIVDQYFPQASHQVILLSTDTEIRDEEVKRLKEQGAIAKEYLLDYDPQSRQTEVKEGYFW